CGTCTACTTCGGCTACACCCACTGCCCCGACGTCTGCCCGCTGACGATGAGCAACATCGCCATCGCCCGCAAGCAGCTCCCCAAGGCGGACCAGGACAAGCTCCAGGTCGTCTTCGTCACCACCGACCCCGAGCGGGACACCGCCGCGGAGCTCGGCAAGTGGCTGCCGGCCGCCGGCGACCCGTCCTTCATCGGCCTCACCGGCGACTTCAAGACCATCCAGGCGGGCGCCCGCTCCATCGGCATCGGCATCGACCCGGCGAAGAAGGAGAAGGACGGCTCGGTCGTCTCCATGCACGGAGCACAGGTGATCGCGTTCTCGCCGACCACCGACCAGGGCTACGTCCTGTACGGCGAGAGCACCAGCGCCGACGACTACGCCAAGGACCTGCCGAAGCTCATCAAGGGGGAGAACCCGTGAACCGCCGCACCACCGCCCTGTCCGCCGCCGTCGCGCTCACCGCAGCGCTCGTGCTGACGGGCTGTTCGTCCGCGGACGCCGACGCGCCCGCGCTCAAGGTGAGCGGCGCGTTCATGCCGCAGCCCGTGATGGACATGGCCGGCGGCTTCCTCACCATCACCAACGGCGGCGACGTCGCCGACAAGCTCACCTCCGTCACCAGCGGTCTCTCGGACGACGTCACGATGCACGAGACGAAGAACCAGAAGATGCAGGAGGTGAAGGCCTTCGACATCCCGGCGAACGGCGAGCTCAAGCTCGAACGCGGTGGCAACCACATCATGTTCATGGAGCTGAAGAAGCAGCCGAAGCAGGGCGAGAAGGTGAGCATCGAGCTCCACTTCGAGAAGTCCGGCCCGATCAAGGTCGACCTTCCCGTCGAGGCGCCGAACCACAACCCGAAGCAGCACTGAGCTAGTCGAGGGAGAACAGGACGATGACCACCACCGCCCCGCGCCTCGGGCCGGCCGTGACCCGGCTGCTGCTCGTCGTGGCCGCGCTCCTGGGCACGCTGCTCGCCACGGCGGGCCCCGCGTCCGCGCACGCGGCCCTGACCGGCAGCGACCCGCAGGACGGGGCGGTGGTCGCCACCGCCCCCAAGGACGTCAACCTCACCTTCTCCGAGCAGGTCGCCATGGGCACCGACTCGATCCGGGTCCTCGACCCGTCGGGGAAGCGGGTCGACACCGGAGAGATCCGCGACATGTGCAGCGGCTCGATCGTCCGCTACGGCGTCGAGCTGCTGCCCGGACTGCCCGACGGCACCTACACGGTGGCCTGGCAGACCGTCTCCGCGGACAGCCACCCGGTCTCCGGCGCCTTCACCTTCTCGGTCGGCGCCCCCTCCACGACCACGGTCGCCCTGCCCGAACAGAGCGCGGGCGGCGGGGTCGTCGGCGCCCTGTACGGGATCGCGCGCTACCTCTCGTACGCCGGTTTCGTCGTCCTCGTCGGCGGCGGCGCCTTCGTCCTGGCCTGCTGGCCGCGCGGGGCGGGCGTGCGGCCGGTGCAGAAGCTCGTGGTGCGCGGCTGGCTCACGCTGACCGGCGCCACCCTCGCGATGCTGCTGCTCCGCTCGCCGTACACCGGCTCGGGGAAGCTCGCCGACGTCTTCGACCTGGCCGGGCTGCAGTCCGTCCTGGCGACGAAGACCGGGGCGGCGCTCTCCTCGCGCATGCTGCTCCTCGGCGCGGCGGCGCTGTTCGTGGCCGTGCTGTTCGGCGCGTACGCCCGGCGCACCGACGAGAAGGAGCACAAGGACCTCACCTTCGGCCTCGCGCTCGGCGGCACCGTCGTCGCGGCCGGCATCGCCGGTACGTGGGCGCTCGCCGAGCACGCCTCGACCGGGCTGCAGCCGGGCATCGCGATGCCGGTCGACATCCTGCACCTGCTCGCGGTGGCCGTCTGGCTCGGCGGCCTGACGACGCTGCTGGTCGCGCTGTACCGGGACCCCTCGGTCGAGCGGTCCGCGGTCGAGCGGTACTCGAAGCTCGCGTTCGGCTCGGTCGTCGTCCTCGTCGTCACCGGGATCTACCAGTCCTGGCGGCAGGTCGGCACCTGGTCCGCGATGACGGACACGCGGTACGGGCAGCTGCTCCTGGTGAAGATCGGCCTGGTCGCCGTCCTCGTGGGGATCGCCTGGGTGTCGCGCCGGTGGGTGCGGCGGCTGGGGGACGCCGGGGGCACGGAGACCACCGGGACCGCCGGGACCGCCGGGGCGTCCGAGCCCTCCGAGGCGGCCGACGTGTCCGAGCCCTCCGAGGCGGCTGCTCCCGAGGACTCCACGGACTCCGAGGGCTCTGAGCGCTCCGAGGGCTCCGAGGGCTCCGGCGCCGAGGGCTCCGAGGGCTCCGAGGGCTCCGAGGGCTCCGGCGCCGAGGTCGACGACGCTCGTTCCGCGCAGCTCGCACGGCAGCGGGCCGCCGTCGCCACCGCCCGGCGCAAGCGGGAGCGGGACGCCGACCCCGAGCGGGCCGGGCTGCGCCGCTCGGTGCTGACCGAGGCCGCCGTCGCGGTCGTGCTGCTCGCCGTGACGACCGTGCTGACCTCGACCGAGCCGGCCCGTACGGAGGAGGAGGCGGGCCGCCTCAAGGCCTCGTCCGGTTCCTCCGCCGTGCCCAACCGGCCGATCGACGTCCGGATGCCCTTCGACACCGGCGGCGTGGACGGCAAGGGCACCGTGCAGCTGACCCTGTCCCCCGGGCGCACCGGCGCCAACGCGCTGCACATCTACGTGCTGCGGCCCAACGGGCGGGCCCTGGACGTACCCGAGGTGAAGGTCGCCTTCACCCTCAAGGAGAAGCAGATCGGCCCGCTGCCGGTACTGCCGGACCGGATCCAGACCGGCCACTGGACCGCCACCGGCGTCCAGCTCCCGATGGCGGGCGAGTGGCAGATGCAGATCACCGTGCGCACCTCCGACATCGACCAGATCACCATCGACAAGAACGTGAAGATCGGCTGACCTCCGTGAACGACCCCGTGAACGCCTCCGTGAGCAACGCCGTGAACGACTCCGTGGACGACTCCGTGGACGACGGCACCATCGACATCTCCCGGCGGCGCCTGCTCGGCACCGTCGGCGCCGCGGGCGCGACCGGTCTCCTGATCGGCGCGGCCGGCGGCGCGGGCATCGCGGCGGCGGGGGACGGCTCCGGCACCGCCGACGCCTCCGCGCTCACCTCGGTGGGCGCGACCGAGGTGATGTTTCACGGGAAACATCAAGCGGGGATCACCACTCCGCTTCAGGCCCGCGGGCATCTGGTCGCCTTCGACCTCGCCCCGGGCGCGGGCCGCAAGGAGGCCGCCGCGCTGCTGCGGCGCTGGTCGGCCACGGCGAAGGCGGTGATGGCGGGCAGGCCCTCGACCGGGGACACGGGCATCGCGCTCGACGCCGGGCCCTCCTCGCTGACCGTGACCTTCGGCTTCGGCCGCAGCTTCTTCGACCGGACCGGGCTCACCGCGCGGCGCCCGCAGCAGCTGGACCCGCTGCCCGCGTTCTCCTCCGACGCGCTCGACCCGAAGCGCTCCGAGGGCGACCTGTGGGTGCAGATCGGCGCCGACGACGCGCTCGTCGCCTTCCACGCGCTGCGGGCGCTGCAGAAGGACGCGGACGGGGCGGCGCGGGTGCGCTGGCAGATGAACGGCTTCAACCGTTCGGCCGGGGCCACGGCCCGGCCGATGACCGCCCGGAACCTGATGGGGCAGGTCGACGGCACCGGCAACCCGAAGCCGACGGACGCCGACTTCGACCGCCGCATCTTCGTCCCGCGGGGCGGCCAGGGCGCTGCCGGCGCCCAGGAGTGGATGGCCGGCGGCTCGT
The DNA window shown above is from Streptomyces showdoensis and carries:
- the efeB gene encoding iron uptake transporter deferrochelatase/peroxidase subunit, with amino-acid sequence MSNAVNDSVDDSVDDGTIDISRRRLLGTVGAAGATGLLIGAAGGAGIAAAGDGSGTADASALTSVGATEVMFHGKHQAGITTPLQARGHLVAFDLAPGAGRKEAAALLRRWSATAKAVMAGRPSTGDTGIALDAGPSSLTVTFGFGRSFFDRTGLTARRPQQLDPLPAFSSDALDPKRSEGDLWVQIGADDALVAFHALRALQKDADGAARVRWQMNGFNRSAGATARPMTARNLMGQVDGTGNPKPTDADFDRRIFVPRGGQGAAGAQEWMAGGSYAVVRRIRMLLDDWEKLSLEKQEKVIGRRKADGAPLTGGSETTPLDLDKFGPDGKTVIPDNAHSRISAPEQNGGAAMLRRPFSFHDGIAADGTPDAGLLFVCWQADPLRGFVPVQRKLDRGDALSPFVRHEASGLFAVPGGAAEGEYVGQRLLES
- a CDS encoding copper resistance CopC/CopD family protein, which produces MTTTAPRLGPAVTRLLLVVAALLGTLLATAGPASAHAALTGSDPQDGAVVATAPKDVNLTFSEQVAMGTDSIRVLDPSGKRVDTGEIRDMCSGSIVRYGVELLPGLPDGTYTVAWQTVSADSHPVSGAFTFSVGAPSTTTVALPEQSAGGGVVGALYGIARYLSYAGFVVLVGGGAFVLACWPRGAGVRPVQKLVVRGWLTLTGATLAMLLLRSPYTGSGKLADVFDLAGLQSVLATKTGAALSSRMLLLGAAALFVAVLFGAYARRTDEKEHKDLTFGLALGGTVVAAGIAGTWALAEHASTGLQPGIAMPVDILHLLAVAVWLGGLTTLLVALYRDPSVERSAVERYSKLAFGSVVVLVVTGIYQSWRQVGTWSAMTDTRYGQLLLVKIGLVAVLVGIAWVSRRWVRRLGDAGGTETTGTAGTAGASEPSEAADVSEPSEAAAPEDSTDSEGSERSEGSEGSGAEGSEGSEGSEGSGAEVDDARSAQLARQRAAVATARRKRERDADPERAGLRRSVLTEAAVAVVLLAVTTVLTSTEPARTEEEAGRLKASSGSSAVPNRPIDVRMPFDTGGVDGKGTVQLTLSPGRTGANALHIYVLRPNGRALDVPEVKVAFTLKEKQIGPLPVLPDRIQTGHWTATGVQLPMAGEWQMQITVRTSDIDQITIDKNVKIG
- a CDS encoding SCO family protein: MSDSKKAVQPGAVEAKDGGRPGRRAPLIAAAVAIVAALGITAAVGLGDGDKKPGTTSGPVAEVSGGSDSDKAATVLDRPFAKPDLVLTDTQGKKYDLRAATKGKPTLVYFGYTHCPDVCPLTMSNIAIARKQLPKADQDKLQVVFVTTDPERDTAAELGKWLPAAGDPSFIGLTGDFKTIQAGARSIGIGIDPAKKEKDGSVVSMHGAQVIAFSPTTDQGYVLYGESTSADDYAKDLPKLIKGENP
- a CDS encoding copper chaperone PCu(A)C yields the protein MNRRTTALSAAVALTAALVLTGCSSADADAPALKVSGAFMPQPVMDMAGGFLTITNGGDVADKLTSVTSGLSDDVTMHETKNQKMQEVKAFDIPANGELKLERGGNHIMFMELKKQPKQGEKVSIELHFEKSGPIKVDLPVEAPNHNPKQH